The following proteins are co-located in the Vigna unguiculata cultivar IT97K-499-35 chromosome 9, ASM411807v1, whole genome shotgun sequence genome:
- the LOC114164130 gene encoding dof zinc finger protein 1-like isoform X1, producing the protein MDTAQWAQGIGVVKPMEGSKPPPMLERRARPQKDQALNCPRCNSTNTKFCYYNNYSLSQPRYFCKTCRRYWTEGGSLRNVPVGGGSRKNKRSTPSAPSPASAPTSKKLPDLTPPNFPQSASQDPKIHQGQDLNLAYPPAEDYNTVSKFIEVPYSTELDKGSLQNATSSSTPSQLSAMELLKTGIASSRGLNSFMPMYNSTGFPLPDFKPPPGLNFSLEGFENGYGGLQGIQEGPTGARILFPVEDLKQQVPTTNEFDQQNRSQGDSSGYWNGMLGGGSW; encoded by the exons ATGGACACAGCTCAGTGGGCACAG GGTATTGGAGTGGTTAAACCTATGGAAGGTTCAAAGCCTCCTCCTATGTTGGAGAGAAGGGCGAGGCCCCAGAAGGATCAAGCTTTGAACTGCCCAAGGTGCAATTCCACCAACACCAAATTCTGCTACTACAATAACTATAGCCTCTCACAGCCAAGGTACTTTTGCAAAACATGTAGAAGGTATTGGACCGAGGGTGGTTCTCTCAGAAACGTTCCTGTGGGTGGTGGCTCTAGGAAGAACAAGAGATCAACCCCATCAGCTCCATCACCGGCATCAGCACCAACATCAAAGAAGCTTCCTGATCTCACACCACCAAATTTCCCTCAATCTGCTTCTCAGGACCCTAAGATCCACCAAGGCCAAGACCTTAACTTGGCATACCCTCCAGCCGAGGACTACAACACTGTGTCTAAGTTCATCGAGGTTCCTTACAGCACGGAATTAGACAAGGGTAGTCTTCAAAACGCCACTTCCTCATCAACACCGTCTCAGTTGTCTGCCATGGAGCTTCTCAAGACTGGGATTGCTTCCTCCAGGGGTTTAAACTCCTTCATGCCAATGTATAATTCAACTGGGTTTCCTTTGCCAGACTTCAAGCCACCACCTGGCCTTAACTTCAGTCTAGAGGGGTTTGAAAATGGTTACGGGGGTCTTCAGGGAATTCAAGAGGGTCCTACTGGTGCAAGGATCTTGTTTCCTGTGGAGGATTTGAAGCAGCAGGTTCCAACCACCAATGAGTTCGATCAGCAGAATAGGAGTCAAGGGGATTCATCTGGGTATTGGAATGGCATGTTAGGTGGAGGATCGTGGTAG
- the LOC114164130 gene encoding dof zinc finger protein 1-like isoform X2: MEGSKPPPMLERRARPQKDQALNCPRCNSTNTKFCYYNNYSLSQPRYFCKTCRRYWTEGGSLRNVPVGGGSRKNKRSTPSAPSPASAPTSKKLPDLTPPNFPQSASQDPKIHQGQDLNLAYPPAEDYNTVSKFIEVPYSTELDKGSLQNATSSSTPSQLSAMELLKTGIASSRGLNSFMPMYNSTGFPLPDFKPPPGLNFSLEGFENGYGGLQGIQEGPTGARILFPVEDLKQQVPTTNEFDQQNRSQGDSSGYWNGMLGGGSW, encoded by the coding sequence ATGGAAGGTTCAAAGCCTCCTCCTATGTTGGAGAGAAGGGCGAGGCCCCAGAAGGATCAAGCTTTGAACTGCCCAAGGTGCAATTCCACCAACACCAAATTCTGCTACTACAATAACTATAGCCTCTCACAGCCAAGGTACTTTTGCAAAACATGTAGAAGGTATTGGACCGAGGGTGGTTCTCTCAGAAACGTTCCTGTGGGTGGTGGCTCTAGGAAGAACAAGAGATCAACCCCATCAGCTCCATCACCGGCATCAGCACCAACATCAAAGAAGCTTCCTGATCTCACACCACCAAATTTCCCTCAATCTGCTTCTCAGGACCCTAAGATCCACCAAGGCCAAGACCTTAACTTGGCATACCCTCCAGCCGAGGACTACAACACTGTGTCTAAGTTCATCGAGGTTCCTTACAGCACGGAATTAGACAAGGGTAGTCTTCAAAACGCCACTTCCTCATCAACACCGTCTCAGTTGTCTGCCATGGAGCTTCTCAAGACTGGGATTGCTTCCTCCAGGGGTTTAAACTCCTTCATGCCAATGTATAATTCAACTGGGTTTCCTTTGCCAGACTTCAAGCCACCACCTGGCCTTAACTTCAGTCTAGAGGGGTTTGAAAATGGTTACGGGGGTCTTCAGGGAATTCAAGAGGGTCCTACTGGTGCAAGGATCTTGTTTCCTGTGGAGGATTTGAAGCAGCAGGTTCCAACCACCAATGAGTTCGATCAGCAGAATAGGAGTCAAGGGGATTCATCTGGGTATTGGAATGGCATGTTAGGTGGAGGATCGTGGTAG